Proteins co-encoded in one Staphylococcus epidermidis genomic window:
- the mobV gene encoding MobV family relaxase: MSYSIVRVSKVKSGTNTTGIQKHVQRENNNYENEDIDHSKTYLNYDLVNANKQNFNNLIDEKIEQNYTGKRKIRTDAIKHIDGLITSDNDFFDNQTPEDTKQFFEYAKEFLEQEYGKDNLLYATVHMDEKTPHMHYGVVPITDDGRLSAKEVVGNKKALTAFQDRFNEHVKQRGYDLERGQSRQVTNAKHEQISQYKQKTEYHKQEYERESQKTDHIKQKNDKLMQEYQKSLNTLKKPINVPYEQETEKVGGLFSKEIQETGNVVISQKDFNEFQKQIKAAQDISEDYEYIKSGRALDDKDKEIREKDDLLNKAVERIENADDNFNQLYENAKPLKENIEIALKLLKILLKELERVLGRNTFAERVNKLTEDEPKLNGLAGNLDKKMNPELYSEQEQQQEQQKNQKRDRGMHL; the protein is encoded by the coding sequence ATGTCTTATTCCATTGTTAGAGTTTCAAAAGTTAAATCTGGAACAAATACAACGGGCATACAAAAACATGTTCAAAGAGAAAATAATAATTATGAAAATGAAGATATAGACCATAGTAAAACTTACTTAAATTATGATTTGGTAAATGCTAATAAACAGAATTTTAATAACTTGATTGATGAAAAAATCGAACAGAATTATACAGGCAAAAGAAAAATTAGAACAGACGCGATTAAACACATTGATGGTTTAATTACATCAGACAATGATTTCTTTGATAATCAAACGCCAGAAGATACAAAGCAGTTTTTTGAATATGCTAAAGAGTTTTTAGAACAAGAATACGGTAAAGATAATTTATTATATGCAACAGTTCACATGGACGAAAAAACACCACATATGCATTATGGCGTTGTTCCAATAACTGATGATGGTCGTTTAAGTGCTAAAGAAGTTGTAGGTAATAAAAAAGCTTTAACAGCGTTTCAAGATAGATTTAATGAGCATGTTAAACAACGAGGATATGATTTAGAACGTGGGCAATCAAGACAAGTAACAAATGCTAAACATGAGCAAATAAGTCAGTATAAACAAAAAACAGAATATCATAAGCAAGAATATGAACGTGAGAGCCAAAAAACAGACCATATAAAGCAAAAGAACGATAAATTAATGCAAGAGTACCAAAAATCGTTAAATACGCTTAAAAAGCCTATAAATGTTCCGTATGAGCAAGAAACTGAAAAAGTAGGTGGTTTATTTAGCAAAGAAATACAAGAAACTGGAAATGTTGTAATAAGCCAAAAAGATTTCAATGAATTTCAGAAACAGATAAAAGCTGCTCAAGATATTTCGGAAGATTACGAGTATATAAAGTCTGGTAGAGCCTTAGATGATAAAGATAAGGAAATACGAGAGAAAGATGATTTATTAAATAAAGCAGTTGAGCGTATTGAAAACGCAGACGATAATTTTAACCAACTTTACGAAAATGCAAAGCCACTTAAAGAGAATATAGAAATAGCGTTAAAGCTTTTAAAAATCTTACTAAAAGAGTTAGAACGAGTTTTAGGAAGAAATACCTTTGCGGAAAGAGTTAATAAGTTAACAGAAGATGAACCAAAACTAAATGGTTTAGCAGGAAACTTAGATAAAAAAATGAATCCAGAATTATATTCAGAACAGGAACAGCAACAAGAACAACAAAAGAATCAAAAACGAGATAGAGGTATGCACTTATAG